Below is a genomic region from Candidatus Nitrosocosmicus arcticus.
GTGGTATCATATTGGGTGATATAATAGCAAATTATTTTCAATGCAGTTTGGACGTTATAATTTCTAGAAAGATCAGGGCCGAATTCAATGAAGAGTTCGCAATAGGTGCAATGATGCCAGACGGAAGCTACTTTTTAAATGAGGGGGTTACGCGCTTTTTCACTATTTCACAAGCTTACCTAAAAAAAGAGATAGAATTTCAAAAAAAGGAAATCAGAAGACGCTTGATAGAATTTAGAGGTGATGTTTCCTATCATGCTAAATTCGAGAGAAAAATTGTAGTGCTGGTTGACGATGGAATAGCTACAGGATCCACCATCATCGCCTCCGCAGAATGGGTAAAGAGCAATTGTAATTGCAAGAGACTTGTTGTTGCAGTACCTGTAGCTCCAGCCCGAGATGAAACGATGAATAAACTTGCTACCATAGCCGATAATGTTGTAATTTTGCATATGGAAGAGGCTTTTTCTGCCGTCGGTCAGTTTTACAGAAACTTTGATCAAGTAAGTGACGAGACTGTAAAGAAAATAATGATGAAACACCATTTTGACAATTGAGATTATTTAAATTCTAATAGATGCTAACATGACAC
It encodes:
- a CDS encoding phosphoribosyltransferase → MSVLFQDREQAGHELTKELAMILKKNQIILSNAANEFIVLAIPRGGIILGDIIANYFQCSLDVIISRKIRAEFNEEFAIGAMMPDGSYFLNEGVTRFFTISQAYLKKEIEFQKKEIRRRLIEFRGDVSYHAKFERKIVVLVDDGIATGSTIIASAEWVKSNCNCKRLVVAVPVAPARDETMNKLATIADNVVILHMEEAFSAVGQFYRNFDQVSDETVKKIMMKHHFDN